A stretch of Lathyrus oleraceus cultivar Zhongwan6 chromosome 6, CAAS_Psat_ZW6_1.0, whole genome shotgun sequence DNA encodes these proteins:
- the LOC127097686 gene encoding polyadenylate-binding protein 2 has translation MAQIQVQQAVPAPSNGVIAAPNANQFVTTSLYVGDLELNVSDSQLYDLFNQVGQVVSVRVCRDLATRRSLGYGYVNFNNPQDAARALDVLNFTPLNNKSIRVMYSHRDPSIRKSGTANIFIKNLDKTIDHKALHDTFSTFGHILSCKIATDGSGQSKGYGFVQFENAESAQNAIDKLNGMLINDKQVYVGHFLRKQDRDNVLSKTRFNNVYVKNLSESFSEEDLRVTFGEYGTITSAVLMRDADGRSKCFGFVNFESPDDAAKAVEALNGKKVDDKEWYVGKAQKKSERELELKGRFEQTVKESVDKYQGVNLYLKNLDDSISDEKLKEIFSEFGTITSYKIMRDPNGVSRGSGFVAFSTPEEASRALGEMNGKMIVTKPLYVAVAQRKEDRRARLQAQFSQMRPVAITPSVAPRMPLYPPGAPGLGQQFMYGQGPPAMMPPQAGFGYQQQLVPGMRPGGGPMPSYFVPMVQQGQQGQRPGGRRGGGPVQQSQQPVPMIQQQMLPRQRVYRYPSGRNNIQDAPVQNIAGGMMSYDMGGLPLRDVPPMPIHALATALANAPPEQQRTMLGEALYPLVDQLEHDSAAKVTGMLLEMDQPEVLHLIESPDALKAKVAEAMDVLRNVSQQGNSPADQLASLSLNDNLVS, from the exons ATGGCGCAGATTCAGGTTCAGCAGGCCGTTCCGGCACCTTCGAACGGCGTCATTGCCGCTCCGAACGCAAACCAGTTTGTTACGACGTCGTTGTACGTCGGTGACCTAGAACTGAATGTTAGCGATTCGCAACTCTACGATCTGTTTAACCAGGTTGGACAAGTTGTTTCTGTTAGGGTTTGTAGGGATTTGGCTACTCGTCGTTCACTCGGTTATGGCTATGTTAATTTCAATAACCCTCAGGATG CGGCTAGGGCATTGGATGTGCTGAATTTTACGCCACTGAACAACAAGTCTATTAGGGTTATGTATTCTCACCGTGATCCTAGTATTCGGAAGAGTGGCACTGCTAATATTTTTATCAAG AATTTGGACAAGACAATTGATCACAAGGCTTTGCATGATACTTTTTCTACTTTTGGACATATTCTGTCTTGCAAAATAGCTACAGATGGTTCTGGCCAGTCTAAAGGCTATGGTTTTGTCCAATTTGAGAATGCTGAATCTGCTCAGAATGCAATTGATAAGTTAAATGGAATGCTGATCAATGACAAACAGGTGTATGTTGGTCATTTCCTACGTAAGCAGGATAGAGATAATGTTCTTAGCAAGACAAGATTTAACAATGTCTATGTGAAGAACCTATCAGAGTCGTTTTCGGAAGAAGACTTGAGGGTTACATTTGGTGAATATGGGACCATTACCAGTGCTGTTTTGATGAGAGATGCAGATGGTAGGTCGAAGTGTTTTGGTTTTGTCAATTTTGAAAGTCCAGATGATGCTGCTAAAGCTGTTGAGGCTTTGAATGGAAAGAAAGTTGATGACAAGGAGTGGTACGTGGGAAAAGCCCAGAAAAAATCTGAACGGGAGCTTGAGCTGAAAGGACGGTTTGAGCAGACTGTCAAAGAATCTGTAGACAAATATCAGGGTGTGAACTTGTATCTCAAGAACTTGGATGATTCTATTAGTGATGAAAAGCTCAAAGAAATTTTCTCCGAGTTTGGCACAATTACCTCATACAAG ATTATGCGAGACCCTAATGGAGTGAGCAGAGGTTCTGGATTTGTTGCATTTTCAACTCCGGAGGAAGCATCAAGAGCT CTTGGAGAGATGAATGGTAAGATGATTGTTACCAAACCTCTTTATGTTGCTGTGGCACAGAGAAAGGAGGATAGAAGAGCAAGGTTGCAG GCACAATTTTCACAAATGAGGCCGGTTGCAATTACTCCTTCTGTTGCACCCCGAATGCCGCTCTACCCTCCTGGTGCTCCAGGTCTTGGACAACAATTTATGTATGGTCAAGGACCACCAGCCATGATGCCCCCACAA GCTGGATTTGGATATCAGCAGCAGCTTGTTCCTGGGATGAGACCTGGCGGTGGTCCTATGCCGAGCTACTTTGTTCCTATGGTTCAGCAGGGACAACAAGGTCAGCGCCCTGGTGGACGTCGTGGTGGAGGTCCAGTTCAACAATCTCAGCAGCCAGTGCCAATGATTCAGCAACAG ATGCTTCCAAGGCAGCGTGTTTATCGCTATCCTTCTGGCCGCAACAATATTCAAGATGCCCCTGTGCAAAACATAGCTGGAGGAATGATGTCCTATGACATGGGAGGTCTTCCACTCCGTGATGTACCACCCATGCCAATTCATGCTTTGGCTACTGCTCTTGCGAATGCTCCCCCCGAACAGCAAAGGACG ATGCTTGGAGAGGCTTTGTATCCTCTGGTAGACCAGTTGGAACATGATTCAGCAGCTAAGGTTACCGGCATGCTTTTGGAGATGGACCAGCCTGAAGTATTGCATTTGATTGAATCACCTGATGCTCTCAAGGCTAAAGTTGCTGAAGCCATGGATGTGCTGAGAAATGTTTCTCAACAAGGCAATAGTCCAGCGGATCAACTAGCTTCACTTTCCCTCAACGACAATCTTGTATCTTAG